GGTGTAGATGTAGAGCAGCAAGAACTCTTATTCGTTGCTAGTGAGAATggaaaatgatacagccactgtggaagagagtttggcagtttcttacaaactTAACATACAATTACCATACAATCTGCAATTGTGCTCCTTGGTACttacccaaaggaattgaaaaatcTATGCATggtggggctaataatacattatatgttaataaaaaaaattctttttaaaaatctatgcatgggtgtttatagcagctgtattcataattgctaaaacttggaagtaaccaagatgtccttcagtttgtgaatgagtaaataagctatagtatatccagacaatggaatattatttagtgctaaaaagaaataagctatcaaatcatgaaaagtcatggaagaaacttaaatgcatattaagaAGTTAAAGAAGCCTActctgaaaatctgaaaaaagtaaAGCTATGGAGACATTGGAGATTTTAATGGCTGTCAGGGTCTCTGGGGAAGAAGGGATGGACttctggagcacagaggattGTTAGGGCAAAGAAGCTATGTGTGACACTATAATggtatacatataaaacatacatgtcattatacagtCATCCAAACCCATAAAACAACAACACCaagtgaaccctaaggtaaactatggactatGTTCAATTATATCAAATGTACAACTATGATGGGGgttgttgataatgggggaggctgtgcatgtgggAAAGCAAGAGATATATGGGAAAATCTCTACACTTCTACACAATTTGCTATGAGCTTACAACTGctctaaaggaaaataatttattttcgtAAGACAGCGTTTCATATTCACAGCTACCAACAGAAGGGAGCATGCCTCATACTACAGGGACCACACAGGAAAGCACTAGGATTGGTCATGAGACAGAGGGAAAATTGGACAAGAcactttctgttttctataaGAAAGAATGGGCAAGACAGAGTAATCAGGATTGGCTAGTTTAAATAATTTCAGCTGATTCTGGGGCATAGGAGCTCTGGGATGGTTATAGTATATGGATAGTATCCTGGAGTTTTACAGCTTGATAAAGGCAGTTACAGGAGTATGGGTCTTGGATTAGTTGGTTTACATTTGAAGCCACACTTAGGGGCTAGGGGAGTTAATTACCACTAGACCTGCCTCTAAGAAATGTTAATAGGAGTTCTTCAAGTTAATGAAAGGATATAaattaataacatgaaaatatactAGGTATCTGTAAAGGTCAGTATATAATCTGGTGGTATCTTAACCACTTAATTCTAGTATAAAggataaaatcattaaaataactatacttaacaataatttgttaatggatacacTATATAAAAAAGGTTAattatgacatcaaaaacataaaaggagaagaataaaagGGTAGAGTTTTGTATGCAATTAATGTTACATTGCTATTAGTGTAATATAGACGGTTATATCTATAAGTTGTTTTATGTAAATCTCCtggtaaccacaaaacaaaaacctacagtaGATCCACAAAAGATTAAGAGAAGCAGATCAAAGCATACCACTTTGGAAGATCACAAAGGAAGGTAgcaagaaactaaaaaagataGAAGGGAAttacaaaacagccagaaaacagttAATAACCTAGCATTAGTAAGTccttatctatcaataattactcttaatttaaatgaattaaattctccaatcaaaaggcatagagtggcttgatggattaaaaaaataagacctcgGGGtactgggtgattcagtcagtaaATATCCGCCTTCAattcagaccatgatctcagagtcctgggatcaaacagagtcttctctctctccctctgcccttgcccccccccccccccgctcgtgtgcttactctcactctctcttgctctcaaataaatgaataaaatcatcaaaaacaaaacaaaacaaaaaacaagacccaattatatgttgcctacaagagacttcAGCTTAAAAGCAAACACTGactcaaagtgaagggatgaaaaagGATGCTCCGtgcaaatggaaatcaaaagagaGCAAGGGTAGCTATAGTTATATTCAACAAAATAGACTGCAGGTTAAAAATGTTCACAAGAGATAATTAAGGTCATTATACAATGAGAAGGAGTCAATTCATCAAGagattattaaaatcagaaagtatATGAACTAAACATATTAGTCAAATACTAAAGGATCTGAAGGAAGTAATATATTGCAGTACAAAAGAGtacaggaaaaggagagagggagaacaagagagaggcagaccaagaaacagacccttaactatagaaacaaactgatggttactggagggacCTGCATGGGGGACTGGGTTAAATAGGTGAgggttaaggagtgcacttgtgatgagcactgggtgttgaacggaagtgttgaatcactatattatacacctgaaactaatgttacattgtttgttaactaactggaatataaattaaaacttttttaaatgtagggGATTTTGATTTTGATATCCCACTTTCAAAAATGGAGAGCTTATTCATGCAGAAACTCAATAAGGAGATGTTAAACTTGAGCTATAATTTAGACCAAATGGACCCAGCAGACTTACACAGAACATACCATctaacagcagcagaatacatgttcttctcaaaTGCATACACAACATTTTCCAGGATAAATCATATCATAGGTTATAAACACatcttagaaatttttaaaatactggggcccaggtagctcagtcgtttgggcatctgccttcggctcaggtcataaccccagagtcccaggattgggtcccccattaggctccctgctcagcaggagtctgcttctccctctcccagtcccccatcatgttctctctctcacacacacacacactttctcaaataaatggataaaatctttaaaaagaaagaaatttcaaaaacactaaactcataccaagtatcttttccaaccacatgGTATGAAACTGTTAATAAcaggaggaaagctggaaaattcacaaatacctTTGACCtgatgggtcaaagaagaaatcaaaaatattCTGAGACAAATGAAACACCAACACAGCATACCAAATGTATGGACTTCagcaaaagcaattttaagagggaagtttatggCAATAAACACcgacacaaagaaaaaagaaagataaaaaacagTCAAATAACCTAACTTCTCACcccaagaagttagaaaaagaacgtGTAAGtgcaaagttagcagaaggaaagaaataacaaagaccagagcagaaataaataaaatggaaaccagaGAACAGtagcttttcccctaaggccagaaacaagacaaggatgttcactctcaccacttttattcaacataatccTGGAAgacctagccatagcaatcagagaacaaaaagaaataaaggcaatcaaaattattaagaaaaagtaCAGctttccactatttgcagatgacatgatactctatgtagaaaaacCTGAAGagtccccccccaaaaaaacctgcTAGAACTGGTAAGTAATTTCAGTAAaattacaggatacaaaaatcaatataaagaaatatgttgtatttctatacactgataatgaagcagcagaaagagaaatcaaggaattgatcccatttacaattacaccaaaaaccataagatacctaggaataaacttaaccaaagaggtaaaagatctgtatccTAAAAACTATAGAACTCTTACAACAGAAATtcaagacaacagaaagaaacggaaagacattccatgctcatggattggaagaacaaatattgttaaaatgtctgtattacccaaagcaatctacacattgaatgcagtctgtatcaaaattccaacagcatttttctcagaactagaacaaccttaaaatttgtatagaaccacaaagaccccaaatgcccaaagcaatcttggaaaagaaaagcaaagctgaaggcgTCACAATTCCAGAGTTCAAGTTGCATtacaaatctatagtaatcaaaacagtatggtactggcacaaaaatagacacatatatcaatggaacaggatggaaaatccagaaataattcCACAGTTATATGGCcaattaacctttgacaaagcagtagagaatatccaaagggaaaaacacagtctgttcaacaaatagtgttaggaaaactggacagcaacatgcaaaagaatggaactggaccactttcttacaccatacacaaaaataaattcaaaatgtattaaagacttaaatgtgagacctgaaaccataaaaatcctagaagagaacacaggcactAACTTCTTTTGCCTCAGCTATAGTAACTTATTTCTCAatatgtctctggaggcaagggaaacaaaagcaaaaataaactactgggactacatcaaaataaaaagcttctgcactgaAAGAAATAaccagcaaaactaaaaggcaagctATATAATGagagatatttccaaatgatatatctggtaaatggttagcatccaaaatatataaaaaacttatcaaactcaacacccaaaaaacaaataatccaatttaaaaatgggcagaacatgtattgcatggaacactcggtgtggtgcataaacaatgaatcctggaaccccgaaaaaataaaataaaatttaaaataaaataaaatgggcagaagacatgaacaggtattttccaaagaagacatccagatggccaacagacccatgagaGGATGCtcatcatttatcatcagggaaatgcagatcgaaactacaatgagacatcacctcacacttgccagatggttaaataaaatattaatggttaaataaaatcaacaacacaaggaacaacaggtgttagtgaggatgcaaagaaaggaaaaccctcttacactgttggcgggaatgcaaactggtacagccactctagaaaacagtatggaggttcctcaaaaagttataatagaactaccttatgaacaggaaacaacatgtgttggaggggatgtggagaaaggggaaccctcttacactgttggtgggaatgcaagttggtgcagcctctttggagaacagtgtggagattcctcaagaaattaaaaatagaacttccctatgaccctgcaattgcactactgggtatttaccccaaagatacagatgtagtgaaaagaagggccatctggaccccaatgtttatagcagcaatggccacagttgccaaactggaaagaaccaagatgcccttcaacggacaaatggataaggaagatgtggtccatatacactatggagtattatgcctccttcagaaaggatgaatacccaacttttgtatcaacatggacgggactggaagagattatgctgagtgaaataagtcaagcagagagagtcaattatcatatggtttcacttatttgtggagcataacaaataccatggaggacatggggagttaggataaggcagctgggggaaattggaaggggaggtgaacaatgagagactatggactctgaaaaacaatctgaagggtttgaagaggaggtggggtgggaggttgggggaaccaggtggtgggtattagagagggcatagattgcatggagcactgggtgtggtacaaaaacaatgaatactgttatgctgaaaataaattttaaaaaatgattaaaaaaaaagaactaccttatgatctagcaattgcattactgggtatttaccaaaagaatacaacactaattcaaagggatacatgtaccctgtgtgtttataacagcattgtttacaataaccaagatatggaagcagcccaagtgtccattgattaatgaatggataaagaagatgtggtataaggaaacaaaagcgaagatgaacttttgggacttcatcaagatcaaaagcttctgcacagcaaaggaaacagtcaacaaaacaaaaaggcaacccacagaatgggagaagatatttgcaaatgacagtacagacaaaaggctgatatccaggatctataaggaacttctcaaactcaacacacacaaaacagataatcatgtcaaaaaatgggcagaagatatgaacagacacttctccaatgaagacatacaaatggctatcagacacatgaaaaaatgttcatcatcactagccatcgggagattcaaatcaaaaccacattgagatatcaccttacaccagttagaatggccaaaattagcaagacaggaaacaacatgtgttggagaggatgtggagaaaggggaaccctcttacactgttggtgggaatgcaagttggtgcagcctctttggagaacagtgtggagattcctcaagaaattaaaaatagagcttccctatgatcctgcaattgcactactgggtatttaccccaaagatacagatgtagtgaaaagaagggccatctggaccccaatgtttatagcagcaatggccatggtcgccaaactgtggaaagaaccaagatgcccttcaacggacaaatggataaggaagatgtggtccatatacacgatggagtattatgcctccatcagaaaggatgaaaacctaacttttgtatcaacatggacgggactggaagagattatgctgagtgaaataagtcaagcagagagagtcaattatcatatggtttcacttatttgtggagcataacaaatagcatggaggacaaggggagatggagaaaagggagttgagggaaattggaaggggaggggaactATGAgcaactatggactctgaaaaacaatctgaggttttgaaggggtggggggtgggaggttgggggaaccaggtggtgcgtattggagagggcatggattgcatggagcactgggtgtggtgcaaaaacaatgaatactgttaagctgaaaagaaattttttaaaaaagaagaagatgtggtatatatgtacaatggaatactattcagccataaaaaagaatgaaatcttgccatttgcaacaacatggatggagctagaaaatattatgctaagcaagataagtcactcagagaaagacaaatactgaattatatcattcatatgtggaatttaagatacaaaatgaacaagcaaagggaaaaaaaatagagagtgagagaaagagacaaagcaagaaacagactcttaactgtagagaataaactgatggttaccagaaggaagtgggggggcgtgaaatagatgatgggaaATAAGGAGTGCACTTACTGTGATGAACACAGGGTAATAAATgaaactgttgaatcactatattgtacacctgaaactaatataacactgtatgttaactaactggaattaaaataaagacttttaaaaagaaaaattttaatattaagaagctgtttttaaaaagttatttatggaGAAGTCACATTAAATTGCTATAAATAGAACCAGATTGTTAAAAGAAATCTGCAAGGGCagcaaaaaagcaagaaaattgtcagaaaggaaaacaatgtaGATTAGAATTCTTAAGGGTCTGGATTCTAGTCCCCTTTGTGGAACAAGTTGGGTGGAAGGCCCTGGAGAACATacataatatttctaaatttccagTGCTTATTAAATGAAGAATTTAGATAAAATGGTTTATAAGCCCCATACAAGATTAAATGATTTGTGATTATAGAAAAAATGCGTAAGACAATCTGGGAATAGCCGAGGTGTGTCAAGGGACAATGAAAATAGATATGCATTAAACATTCATCTGAAcataaagacttaaaattttctttctgtacagaagagaaaaaaaaactggaacttGGATCCCTCattgaaaatacacacacacacacacacacacaaataaagcaTTGTATCTCCTTCTCCAATTActactttctcaaaaaaatatttttctttccaaggtTTTCCTCAAGGTAACTTTGACATCCTTGTTCCTCAAACTGTAGATCAGGGGGTTTAACATGGGCACCACAATGGTATAGAACAGAGAGGACACTTTCCCTTGGTTAAGGGGAAAAGTGGAAGGTGGTTTGAGATACGCAAAAGCCCCAGAACCAAAGAAAAGAGATACCACAATTATGTGAGAGCTGCACGTACTAAAAGCTTTGGACCTGCCCTCGGAGTGAATGTGGAGAATGCTGGAAAGAATCAGACCATAAGAGATGAAGATGGTGACAATGGGCATTCCAATGTCAATGGCCACACATACAAAGACCACCAGCTCATGCACGTAAGTGCTGTTGCAGGAGAGCTCAAGGAGAGGAAAGATGTCACACATGAAATGATTGACAAGATTGTCATGACAGAAAGTCAGACTTGCTATGCTTCCCATATGGACCATGGCCCCTGAAAACCCCATCACATAGACAcccaacaaaagaaataaacagaccTGAGGAGACATGGTGACAGTGTACACCAATGGTTTACAGATGGCGACATAGCGGTCATATGCCATTGCTGACAGGAGGAACGACTCAGAAATGacgaagaagcagaagaaaaagagttGAGTCATACACTCTGCATGCAAGATGATATTCTTCTTTGAGATGAAACTCTTCAGCATTCTGGGGGTGATGGTAGTGGAGTAACAGAAATCTACCAAGGAGAGGttgaagagaaaaaagtacatgggggtgtgtaGGTGAGAATTTAACCCAATCAGGGTTATCAGGCCCAGATTCCCCAGCAGAGTGACCATGTAGATACCTAGAaacagggagaagagagggatCTGGAGTCCTGACTGGTCGGTTAAGCCTTCGAGGATAAACTCTGTCACAGAAGAGTTTTTAGCTGCCATTCCCCTCCTGCGGATGGGTGGAAGAAGGGCagtctggggaaaagaaaagagaaccagtgagaaagagaaagacacaccACCACTCTCAGTATCCATCCCCCATTCTGGAGAATGGAATCCACAGAGAGATTTGAACGTTACTATGGTAGGAAGGCTTTTACTATTTGCTATGGATCTATCTTACAGCCCAAGTGACTTTAACTTACAGAGGGAACGGTTAGAGGCTAAACTTTTCCtccaaagagaaaacagtaatttATTCATATCCATGTATAGATGTCTTTTAGGTATTTAAATTAGTCCAttttctgtcctctctcctgcctgTGCTTCCATTGCTGACACCTGAGCCTCTTTCCTGAAGAGATTCCTATCAGAAGACACTGTTTCTTCTCAGAACCCCCAGCACTGGGTCACTGCTATCAATCAAGAAGGTGAGGCCACATTTTCCTAATCTCTCCTAGAGCAAGGGGtttaatgatcattttttaaagctaataCTTATTTAAGGTGTTCCTATGAGAGGCTATGCACTAAGAGCTATGTGacagtattattatccccactttgcTAATGAGACAAAGGAGTTAGGTAACTAGCACAAGTCCCCATAATACTGAGGTGCAGGCAGAATGTGAACTTTGGCAGTCTCTCACATCTGCATTCATAACCACTATGTTACCTGACTCACCAGGATTAGGAACATACTCACCCTCCTTTAGTTCAGAGCTATAAAGCTATTCTCTACTGTTTCTTGACCACAATTGTCATGGAACCCAAAAATGACCATAATAAATAGCAAATGCTAGGTTGAGCTAAGAACTCTCTCCTCTCAATCTGGTGCAGAGGATCAGAAAATCTAAGTTATCTTGTAGGCCTTTCTGCACTGAAGAACATGATTTCCAATTGTTAATTTGCCCAAAAGCCCCTCTAGCTATAAGGAAAGAGACAGTGCCTTTTCTTGACCAGAGGGCAATAGGAGAATAAGGAATTTTATCAGGGTTACAGGTCTCGGTGGCCTGATAATTAAGACAGAGACTCCCTGAAAAGAATTTCATCAGAGATTACTTTCCCAAAGGAgtaagaaatgtttgtttataCCCTTGATATTGCTTGATTTGGCTTGTAAAGGCAATTACTTTAACTAACAATTATCCAgtactattaaaagaaaaatcttttttgaaaaaaaattttcaacattACTATATCTTGAATACATAGTAATGTATCTGACACAGAACCCTTCTACTGACTCCTGGCTGCCAAGATCCAAAacactatataaatatatccttATTAATTCTTCACAATAATGATACTCACTTTAAACATAAGTTGCTCACAGACAATTTGTTTCAGAGCCCACATGCATAGATGTATCTGACTCCAGGCCCCTGGATTTGTAACTCCAGGCCCCAAATGATTTGTAACCACTAGACTAAGCTTCCTCCTGATGAGAGTTACTGAAAATCCATGAAGTTAGGAACCTTGGATCTTGGATCTTGCCAGATCTTGGATCTGGCAGACTCCTGCAAAGCAACAAATAAATATGCAGTGACTTTAATGAAAAGAAGTGATTAGATTAAGGAAAGATGAACACAAGGTGCTATCATAAATTAGGGTAGGACATTCAATAATCTAATCATATCCCAGTTCATTCTAGGAATAATTGCATTATATCTATCTCAAAAAGGTATAGACTTCTCTGATCCCCTAACCCTCTCTTTCCATGGAGTGTAAGTTGAATGGTAACAATATCTATCAGGTAAATGCTCCCAATCTTTGCCAAGAACAGCTTTTTTCTAAATCACTAACTGATcagaactcctttttttttccttttcagcgtaacagtattcattgtttttgcaccacacccagtgctccatgcaatccgtgcactctctaatacccaccacctggttcccccaacctcccaccccccaccccttcaaaaccctcagatcgtttttcagagtccatagtctctcatggttcacctccccttccaatttccctcaactcccttctcctctccatctccccttgtcctccgtgctatttgttatgctccacaaataagtgaaaccatgtgataattgactctctctgcttgacttatttcactcagcataatctcttccagatcAGAACTCCTTTTGACTGTCCGTACGTTCAGCCCACTTTTCTTAGAACACTACTCTCTACTTTCTAGCTTCTAGTGCTCTCAGATTGAATCCTAATGGATCAGATTTCAATGTAGGGATATATCCAAAtttattcttcctcttctgttatttttgtctttttctgtctttttctcttcacaCCAGCTCTGCCTTGACAAAAATTGTCTATCCTATGACTTGATCTCTCAGAGTTATAGTTACTTTAATATCAAGCCCACACACTAACAGAATTTTAGACCTGAAAAGACTTGGGAAATTATCAAATCCAGTATTTCCCAAACCTGGCTGAACACCACAATTATTAGAGTGTTTACCAAAAGGAATTCTGGGCTACCACCCATaccttctgaatcagaatctgtataGATATGAGTACCatagctgtatttttttaatcttctcaaaTGATTACAATGTCAGCAACTTATAGATCCACAGAACTAATAATTACCCCTATCTTACATACAGAGACACTAAGAGAGCCCAAGAAGTAAAaccatttgcccaaggtcacagatcgAATTTAGGTCTCCAAGTTTCCAGTTTCTCCTGACAGCTGGAATCTGTGGAGCaagggatggagagggaaaaaacaaagaaaagaaccctCAGGCATGTGCATTGAGGATTTCTTTGAGTTCAAAGCTGAATTCTAAATTTTGTATGTGCATGACAAAACTCCAGATGTCTAGGACACAACAGCTGTTTGGAGTCTAGGAACTGAATGGAGGTCACAGAGGATGCACCGTACTGGGGAGCTGTTAGACTTCTGGCCTAGTGAGAGTGGAGAAGCTTTGATGAACAAACTAGACATTAAGATGAGACCCCTGAATTCCATACCCTAGGATTGAGGACTATGCCATCAGGCTAAGGGCAAAATGGAACTAGACCCATCATAACAAAGGCTAAATCCAGGTCTCAGCAGGATGGAGGTGATCTGCTAGTAAATTAACTGCATCCCAGAACAAAATGCAACCATCTGTAGAGAAGAATAACATAATCCACAATATATTGACAATTCCagcatcataaaataaaaaattactagaaatacaaagatgcaaaaaaataTGACCCTTAATCTAGAGgtaaaaatattcagtaaaagcAGATGCACATGTGACCTTAATGTTGCAGTTAGTGTACagagactttaaaataactattatttatgGAAATTTAGACAAAAGCAATACTAAATTGACTAACAGATGGAAAACCCcaaaagatttataaaaacaataaaaaaggaaaattttaaaaattttttaaatctgagaatATTGGAATTAAAGAATTCATTAGGTTGGTTTAATAGCAGACTAAACACAACCAAAAAAGGACACTGAAAATGAAACAGATCAACAGAAATAATCCATACTAAAATACATGtagaaaagataataataaagagGAATACAGCAACCAGAATCCTCAGAACAATGCTAAATGGTCCAAAATATGTGTAATTAGAGTTTTAAAAGGTGAGTTGAGTGAGAATTGGGGgaaagaagaattttgaaaataatagatGAAATGATCATATTGTTTTTATCCTTCTCATATTGAAGTGATGTACCACCTTGCTTGATCTATGAATCTAGAACCACCctttgcatccctgaaataaatcccatttgattgcagtgaatcatttttttttaaatgtattgttgggtttggtgggctaatattttgtttagaatttttggaTCCTTGT
This DNA window, taken from Lutra lutra chromosome 10, mLutLut1.2, whole genome shotgun sequence, encodes the following:
- the LOC125079682 gene encoding olfactory receptor 8B12-like; amino-acid sequence: MAAKNSSVTEFILEGLTDQSGLQIPLFSLFLGIYMVTLLGNLGLITLIGLNSHLHTPMYFFLFNLSLVDFCYSTTITPRMLKSFISKKNIILHAECMTQLFFFCFFVISESFLLSAMAYDRYVAICKPLVYTVTMSPQVCLFLLLGVYVMGFSGAMVHMGSIASLTFCHDNLVNHFMCDIFPLLELSCNSTYVHELVVFVCVAIDIGMPIVTIFISYGLILSSILHIHSEGRSKAFSTCSSHIIVVSLFFGSGAFAYLKPPSTFPLNQGKVSSLFYTIVVPMLNPLIYSLRNKDVKVTLRKTLERKIFF